The DNA sequence TCGCAGCAGCTTGGCCGAGATGGCCGGATCGGGAGCGACGGCCGCGGCGATGGCGGCCAGGTTGACCTCGTCCTCCTGGCAGAGCTCCAGCACGCGCAAGGCGACCGCCGGCAGGCTGGGCAGGTCCGGGGAGGACAGGATCCGGGCGGCCAGGCGCTCGTCGATGGGGGCGCGGGGGGTCACGGTCGGTCTCGGGTGGTCACGGTCGCGGCGGCCCGACCCGCACCTGCAGGCTGGCCACGGCGCGGCGCATGGCCGCCAGGCGGAGGGCCTGCGCCACCGCCGCCTCGACCTCCTCGCGGCTCCAGGGCTTCATCAGCACCGCGCTGACCAGCCCCTGCTGCTTCAAGGCCACCACCTCCGGGATGTCGGCGTAGGCGGTCAACATGAGGCGGGCCACGCCCGGGTGGCGGGTCACCACCTGCTGCAGCAGGTCGATGCCGTTCATCACCGGCATGGAGAAGTCGGTGAGGAGCACGTCCACCTCACGCTCCGCCAGCACCAGGAGCGCGGCCTGGCCCGAGGAGGCGACGCGGATGTCGTAGACCCGCCGGAAGGTCCGCTCGAAGGCGCGCAGGAGCACCTCGTCGTCGTCCACGACGAGCAGGCGCGGCGGCGGCCGGCGTGCCTCTCCTGGCCCGGTCATGACGCCCAGGTTCCCACCGCCCCGTCAGGGCGCGCCGAGTCCACATCGCCGCACATGCTGTCGCTCCCAGCGAGGGATTCTGCAATCCAGGGACCCAGCGCACGGCCAACGCAGGGTCGAGCGGTGCTCGCAACTCACCGATTTCATGGACGAAGCGCTGCCTGGTTTCCAGGCCAGGAGGTCCGGCGCCTGGTGCGTCGCGGACCCACTGGGTCCCGATGGACGACCCGAGCCCCGGGCGACCGCTGGTCAGAGGCCGGGATCAGGGGAGGTTCGGATCAGGGGAACGGCCTCGGCCGGCCGGCTCACCGCGACCGGGAGTCCGCCGCTGCGACGCCCGTCGCCAGGGCCTGCCGCAGCGCCGCCGCCAGGCGCGCCGGCTGGAAGGGCTTCTGCACCAGGATGAGCCCCTCCTCCAGCACGCCGGCCTGGTCCACCACGTCCTGCGAGTAGCCCGACATGTAGACCACCGGCAGGCCGGGGCGCGCCGCCCAGAGGCGCTCGGCCAGCTGGCGGCCGTTGAGGCCGGGCATGACCACGTCGGTGAGGAGCAGGTCGAGCGGGCCGGTCTGGCGCGCCGCCAGCGCCAGCGCCTGGGCGCCGTCGCCGGCCGACAGCACCTGGTAGCCGAGCCGGAGCAGGAGGGCGCGGGTCACGGCGCGCACCGCCTGCTCGTCCTCCACCAGCAGCACCGTCTCGTGGCCGCCGGGCAGCGGCTCGGCCGCGGCGGCCCCAGGCTCGTCCAGCGGCGGGGCGTCCGACGCCGGGAAGCAGACGCGGACGCGGGTGCCGCGGCCCGCCGCCGAGTCCACCTCCACGAAGCCGCCGTGCTGGCTGGCGATGCCGTAGACCGTGGAGAGCCCCAGGCCGGTGCCCTTGCCCCCCTTGGTGGTGAAGAACGGCTCGAAGATGTGGGGCAGGACGTCCGCCTCGATGCCAGCCCCGTCGTCCTGGACCACGATGGCGCCGTAGCGCCCGGGTCGCCGGTCCGCGCCGGCCTCGACCACCTCCACCGGCGCGGTGGAGATGACGATGCGGCCGCCGGGGCGGACAGCGTCGCGGGCGTTGACCGCCAGGTTGAGCACCACCTGCTCCACCTGGCCGGGGTCGGCCAGCACCGGCGGCGCGTCGCCGCCCGGCGCGAAGCTCACCGCCACGTCCTCGCCCAGCACCCGCCGCAGCATGCTGGCCAGCCCGGTGACGTGGCGCGCCAGGTCGAGCGACCTGGGCGCGATGACCTGGCGGCGGCTGAAGGCCAGCAGCTGGCGGGTCAGCCCGGTGGCGCGCGCGGCGGCGTCCTGGATCTCCTCGAAGTAGGGCCGGCAGGCCTCCTCCACCGGCAGGTCCAGCAGCCGGAGCGAGGCGTTGGCGGTGATGGCGGTGAGCAGGTTGTTGAAGTCGTGGGCCACCCCGCCGGCCAGCCGCCCGATGGCCTCCATCTTCTGGGCCTGGCGCAGCTGCTCGGCCAGCGCGTCGCGCTCCAGCTCGGCGCGCCGCATCTCGGTGATGTCGCGGGTGATGGAGAGGATGGCGGGCACGCCGCCGAGCTGCAGCACCCGGGCGGACATGAGCCCCTGGAGCACCCGGCCGTCCTTGAAGCGGAAGGCCGCCTCCAGGTTCTGCACCACCCCGTGGGCCCTGAGCCCCTCCACCAGCCTGCCCCGGTCGGCCGGGTCGGCCCAGATCTGCAGCTCCAGCGATGAGCGGCCGAGGACGTCGGCCTCGGTCCAGCCGGTCATGCGCGTGAAGCCGGGGTTGATGGCCAGGTAGACCCCGTCCGAGAGCCGGTTCAGGTTGATGGCGTCCGGGCTGGTCTCGAAGGCCATGCGGAAGCGCTCGTCGGCCTCGCGCAGCTGCTGCTCGGCCCGCTCCCGCTCCGTCACCTCCAGCTGCAGCCGGGCCACCGTCTGGCGCAGGCTGGCGGTCTGGTCCAGCACCGCCCGCGACAGGCCGGCGGTGGCCTCCCGCCGCTCCGCCTCGACGCGCACGATGACGCCCACGAAGAGCAGCAGGCTGGCCGTGAGCAGCGCCGGGCCGAGGCCGCTGAGCGAGGCGAACCCCCCCGGGAGGAGGCCGGTGATGGAGGCGATGCGCACCAGGCCGAAGGCCGCCACCACCAGGCAGGACGCCAGGAACCAGCGGGCGGTGGCGGCGCCGCGCCGGTGGTCGGCCACGCCCAGCGCCACCATCACGCCGAAGGCCGCCACCGCCGGCGCCACGCCGCAGTAGAGCGCCAGGCGCCCGAGGCCGGCGGGGGGCAGCAGCAGGGCTGCCGCGGCGCAGCCCACGCCGGTCCAGGTCACGAGGCGGGCCGCCCGGTCGAGGCGCGGGTGGTGCACCTGGGCGTCCGAGTAGGCCCGCGCGTAGGCGGCGGTCAGCAGCGCGGTCGCCGCCGCGAAGAACGGGGGCGCGGCCACCGCCCACCGGGGCGAGCCCGGCCAGAGCCAGCGGGCCCCCAGGCCGGTGATGGCCAGCTCGTAGGCCAGGTAGGCGGCCAGCACCGCCGCCAGGCGAGCGCTCCAGCGGTCGCGGCGCACCAGCCCCATGACCAGGCTGAGGATGACGACCAGCAGGAGCGCGCCCGTCTCCAGGCCGGCCAGGAGCCCCAGCCCCAGGGCGTGCACCTCCAGCCCCGAGGCGCTCCAGAGGTGCGCCTCCACCACGACGGGCCTGCTCGACTCCACCCGCAGCAACAGCTCCGCCTCCGCGCCCGCCGGCAGGGCCAGCGGGAGCTGGTGGTAGGGCCCGGCGTGGCGGATGGTGCGCTCGGCCGGCGGCACCGTCAGGCCGCCCCGGAGGTGGACGGGCGCACCACCACCCACCACCCAGGCGTCGAGCCGATCCACCAGCGGCTGGTCCCAGGTGACCTGCCAGGAGCCCGGCGGGCCCCCCTGCAGCCTGGCGTGGAGCCACACCACGCGGGCGCCCACGCCGAGCCCGCGCGCCGGCGCGCCCACCGGCCGGTAGCGGCCGGCGCGGGCGGCCGCCAGCGCCGCCGGCCCGTCGAGCGGGGTGCCCTCCTCGACCAGGTAGTCGAGGTGCGCGCCGAGCTCCCGACCCGGTCGCTCGTCGAGGACCAGCGGGGCCGCCGCGGTCGCGGCGGGTGAGCCGAGCAGGAGCGCGACGGCGAGGGAGGTGGCACGGCGTCGCATCGACTGGACATGCTGCCACACCCGCGCCGCCGCGAAGGCCCTGTCGTGGTGGGACGCGCCGGCGTGCGGCGAGACGCCGCAGTGCCTGCGCTCCTCCAGGGCGGCGGTCCAGGCTCCCAGCACCTCCCGGCCAGCCGCGCCGAGGCGGCGGGTAGGGCGGGCCAGCGCGTCGGGGTATCGTGGGCGCGTGCCCAGCGGGGCTGCTGAGGCGCCGCCGGACAGGAGGGTGGAGGCTGCATGGCTCGACGTGGCCGCGGGCGCGACTGGCACCCGGAGTGGTGGATCCCGGCGCTCTATGCGGCCGTCTCCGGGGGCTACATCTACGGGTCCGATGCGCTGGTGGCGGCCATGGCCGGCTCCATCGAGCAGCAGCGTCTCCTCTCGGTCTACAAGGGGCTCGGCTTCGTGGCCGTCACCGCCGCGCTGCTCTACGCCGGGCTGCGCCTGACCCGGCGCCGCGACCTGGCCGGCGCCCGCCACCTGCGCGAGAGCGAGGCGCTGCTGCACGCCATCACCGACGCCATCCCCGACCCGGTGTTCCTGAAGGGTCGCGACGGCCGGTGGCTCTTCGCCAACCCGGCCACGCTGCAGGTCATGGGCAAGGCGCCGGGCCAGGTGCTCGGCAGGACCGACCTCGAGATCTACGGCGACCAGGCGGTCGCCGCGACCCTGATGGAGACCGACCAGCGGATCATGGCGTCCGGCGTGGCGGAGGTGCTGGAGGAGCGCATCCTCGGGCCCCAGGGCTACCGGACCTTCCTCTCCTCCAAGGCGCCCTACCGCGACGCCGAGGGCCGGGTGGCGGGGCTCATCGGCAACGCCCGCGACATCACCGACCGCAAGCGCGCCGAGCAGGACCTGCTGGCCGCCGAGGAGCGCGTCCAGCAGGCCCAGAAGCTGGAGAGCGTGGGCCGGCTGGCGGGCGGGGTGGCGCACGACTTCAACAACCTGCTCACGGTGATCCTGGGCGCCAGCAGCGTGCTGCAGGAGGATCTGGAGGCGGGCCGGCCCGCCTCGCTGGAGGACGTGTCGCAGATCGCCGCCGCCGGCGGCCGGGCCCGCGAGCTGACCGGCCAGCTGCTGGCCTTCGCCCGCCGGCAGGTGACGGCGCCGGTGCCGCTCGACCTCAACGAGGTGGTGCGTTCCAGCGAGCGGCTGCTGCGCCGGGTGCTGGGCGAGGACGTGGCGCTCTCGGTCGACCTGGAGCCCCGGCCCTGGACGGTGGTCTGCGACCCCGGACAGCTGGAGCAGGTCATCCTCAACCTGGTGGTCAACGCCCGCGACGCCATGCCCCGCGGCGGCCGGCTGGCCCTGCGCACCCGCAACCACGTGGTGGACGAGGCCGAGGCCGCCCGCGACGTGAAGGCCCGGGCCGGCGAGTGGGTCCGCCTCACGGTGGAGGACTCCGGCACCGGCCTCTCGCCGGAGGCGCTGGCCCACCTCTTCGAGCCCTTCTTCACCACCAAGCCGAAGGGGAGCGGCACCGGGCTCGGGCTGGCCACGGTGTACGGCATCGTCACCCAGGCCGGCGGCTTCGTGTGGGCCCGGAGCAGGCCGGGCCAGGGCGCCAGCTTCGAGGTCAACCTGCCCCGCCGGCTGGCGGCGGCCGTGACGCCGCGGCCGGTGGTCCCGGAGCGGGTGGCCGGGGGGACCGAGACGGTGCTGGCGGTCGAGGACGACCCGCTGGTGCGGGAGATCACGGCGCGGGCGCTGCGGAGCGGCGGCTACCGGGTGCTGGTGGCGGCCGGCGGGGTCGAGGCGCTGGAGGTGGCGGCGCGGCACCAGGGGCCGCTGCAGCTGCTGGTCACCGACGTGGTGATGCCCGGCATGGACGGGCTGGCGCTGGCCGACGAGCTGCGGCGCCGGCGCCAGGGGCTGCGGGTCCTCTTCGTCTCCGGCTACTCCCAGGACGTCATCAGCCACCACGGGGTGCTCGATCCCGGGGTGGAGCTGCTGGCCAAGCCCTTCACCTCCGGCGCCCTGCTGGCGCGGGTGCGCGCGGTGCTCGACGCCTCCGGGTGAGCGCCCGTCAGTCCCGGATGGGCCAGGCGTTGCGCCCCCTCGCCGATGCGGGTAGATGCCCACAATGGATCCGGTCTCCTGCCTCTGCACCAACGCCCGCCGCGCCGCCCTGGTGCTGACGGCGCGCTACGACGCGGCGCTGGCCCCGCACGGCCTCAAGGTCACCCAGTTCTCGCTGCTGCACGCGGTCAAGCGGCACGGGGCGCCCAACCTGACGCGGCTGGCCGAGGCCACCGGGCTCGATCGCAGCACGCTCGGCCGCAACCTGCGCGGGCTGGAGGGGCTGGGGCTGGTGGCGCTCTCGCCCGGCGACGACCTGCGCGACCGGGTGGTGGCGCTCACCGAGGCAGGACGCGAGCGGCTCCGGCAGGCCGGTGAGGCCTGGCGGGCGCTGCAGGGCTCCCTGGGGGCCGCGCTCGGCGAGGACGCCGGGCGGTTCACCGAGGTGGCCAGGCGGGTGGTGGCGCTGGCGCGGCCCGGCCCGGCGCAGGTGGAGGCGCCGTGACCGGCCCCGCCTCCCGCGGCTGGCGGAGCCCGGCGGTGATCCTGGGCGCGGGCGCGCTGCTGCTGGCCATCTCGCTCGGCATCCGGCACGCCTTCGGCCTCTTCCTGGCGCCCATGTCGCGCGACCACGGCTGGACCCGCGAGGTCTTCGCCTTCGCCATCGCCCTGCAGAACCTGGTGTGGGGGCTGGCCCAGCCCTTCGCCGGGCGGCTGGCCGATCGCCTCGGCGCCGCCCGGGTGATCCTGGTGGGCAGCGCCCTCTACGTGGCCGGCCTGGTGCTGATGGCCGGGGCGCACAGCGGGGCCATGCTGGCCGCCTCGGCCGGCCTGGTCATCGGGCTCGGGCTCTCCGGCACCACCATGCCGGTGGTCTTCGGGGCCATCGTCCGCTCCACGCCGCCCGAGCGGCGCAGCCTGGCCATGGGGGTGGCCATGGCGGTGGGCTCGCTCGGCCAGTTCGCCATGCTGCCGGGCGCCCTCTCGGCCATCGAGGCCTTCGGCTGGGGCGCCACGCTCCTCGGGCTGGCGGCGCTCGGCGTGCTCATGGCGCCGCTGGCGGCCGCGCTCACCGAGCGCCCCGCCGCCGGGGCGGCGCGCCGGGCCGTCCGGCCGCTGCGCGCCGTGCTGGCCGAGGCGCTGGCCCACCGCGGCTTCTGGCTGCTCTCGGTCGGCTTCTTCGTGTGCGGCTTCCACGTGGTCTTCATCGCCACGCACCTGCCGGCCTTCCTCACCGACCGCGGCCTGCCGCCCCGGACCGGCGCGGTGGTGCTGGCGCTGGTGGGGCTCTTCAACATCGCCGGCTCCTACCTGGCCGGGCTGCTGGGCGGCCGCCGGAGCAAGCCTGGCCTGCTGGTGGGGCTCTACGCGGCGCGGGCCGTGGTGCTGGCGGCCTTCATCCTGCTGCCGGTCACCGAGGTGACGGCCTGGGCCTTCGGCGCCGCCATGGGGCTGCTCTGGCTCTCCACCGTGCCGCTCACCAACGGCACGGTGGCCACCGTCTTCGGCCCGGACGACTTCGCCCTGCTGGGCGGCATCGTCTTCCTGTTCCACCAGGTGGGCGCCTTCCTGGGCGGCTGGCTGGGCGGGCGGCTCTACGTGCTGACCGGCAGCTACGACGTGGTCTGGTGGCTCTCGGTGGGGCTGGCGCTGGTGGCCGCGCTCCTCAACGTGCCCGTCCGCGAGGTCCCGGTGGCGCGCCTCGGCGCCGCCCCGGCGCGCGCCACGTGAGCCGCACCGTGCTCCGGGCCCTCCTGCTGGTGCTCCTGGCGCTGGTGGCGCTGTGGGCCTTCGTCTCCTACCTGCAGCCGGGCTTCACCGGCGAGCTGGCCGAGGCGCTGCTGCGCTGCAACTGAGGGCGGCGCCGCGTCGCCGGCCGGGCGCGGCGCCCCGGTCACGGCCCGTCGAAGCCGGCCCCATCCGCCTCGTCCGGCTGACCCACCACCGGGAAGGCCACCAGGATCAGCCCCAGCGCCGCCAGCATGGGCGGGAGGTGGGTCAGGTCGGCGGTGAGGCCGAAGCGCAGGCAGCTCCCCAGCGCGGGGTCGTCCCGCACCTCGCAGGTCCCCTCGAGGTGGCCGCGCTGGTCCGCCACCAGCCGGAGCGAGACCCAGCCCTCCATGGTCTCCAGCAGGGCCTCGCCCCGGCCCGAGGCCTGCAGCGCCGCCAGCTGCTCGGCGAAGCGCTCGAACTCCTCGCAGCGCAGGTCGGCCTCGAAGCGGCCGCGGAAGGCGCCGGCGCGCACCTCCAGGTCCACCTTCAGCCAGTTGCCGTCCCAGAACTCCTGGGTGGCCGGGTAGGAGCGGCGCAGCGGTCGCAGGCAGACGTGGTTGGCCGTGTCGGCGCCGACGCGCAGCTCGGTGGGCTCGCCCTGGGAGGTCACGCCTTGCCCGCCAGCCGCTCGCTGGTGGCGCGCAGCCGCCTGGCCAGGGTCGCCACGAAGAAGCGGTGCAGCTTCACCGCCATGCGGTCGTTCAGCGCCAGGAGCTTCTGGAAGCGCTCGCGGGTGATGCAGAACGCCTCCACGTCCACCTCGGCCACCACCCGGGCGCTGGTGGGGGCGTCGTCCACCAGCGCCATCTCGCCGGCCGGCGAGCCCGGGCCCATGCGCGCCATGGCCTCCTCCCGGGCGCCGCTGCGGCGCAGCACGCGGGCCGTGCCCTTGCGCAGGACGAAGAGCGCCGCGCCCGGCTGGTCCTGCTCGATGAGCACCTCGCCGGCCCTGAACCGCCGGATTTCGAAGGCCTGGTAGACCGCCTTCATCTCGTCGAGGGCCAGCTCCTTGAAGAGCGGCGTGCCCTTCAGGAAGTCGAACCCGTCCATCATCATGACCAGCTGGGTGGCCCGCCCCGGGGCCGGCGGCGGCGCACCCGGTGTGCCGGCGGCGGCTGCCAGGCTGGGGGCGGCCGGGGAGGCGCCGGGCGGCGGGGTGGTGGGCAGCGGCGGGGCCGCGGCCGGCGGGGGCGCCGCCTGCAGCGCCTTCAGCCGGGCGCCCACGTCCAGGAAGGAGAAGTCGAAGGTGAGCAGCCGCCTGTAGATCTGGGCCGCCTGCTGGACGTTGCCGCGCTGCTCCAGCGCCCGGCCCAGGTTGTAGAAGACCGCGGCCGTCTCCTTGCCCAGCTCGGCCGCCTGGCAGACCTCCAGGTAC is a window from the Anaeromyxobacter sp. genome containing:
- a CDS encoding response regulator, coding for MTGPGEARRPPPRLLVVDDDEVLLRAFERTFRRVYDIRVASSGQAALLVLAEREVDVLLTDFSMPVMNGIDLLQQVVTRHPGVARLMLTAYADIPEVVALKQQGLVSAVLMKPWSREEVEAAVAQALRLAAMRRAVASLQVRVGPPRP
- a CDS encoding response regulator, with the protein product MRRRATSLAVALLLGSPAATAAAPLVLDERPGRELGAHLDYLVEEGTPLDGPAALAAARAGRYRPVGAPARGLGVGARVVWLHARLQGGPPGSWQVTWDQPLVDRLDAWVVGGGAPVHLRGGLTVPPAERTIRHAGPYHQLPLALPAGAEAELLLRVESSRPVVVEAHLWSASGLEVHALGLGLLAGLETGALLLVVILSLVMGLVRRDRWSARLAAVLAAYLAYELAITGLGARWLWPGSPRWAVAAPPFFAAATALLTAAYARAYSDAQVHHPRLDRAARLVTWTGVGCAAAALLLPPAGLGRLALYCGVAPAVAAFGVMVALGVADHRRGAATARWFLASCLVVAAFGLVRIASITGLLPGGFASLSGLGPALLTASLLLFVGVIVRVEAERREATAGLSRAVLDQTASLRQTVARLQLEVTERERAEQQLREADERFRMAFETSPDAINLNRLSDGVYLAINPGFTRMTGWTEADVLGRSSLELQIWADPADRGRLVEGLRAHGVVQNLEAAFRFKDGRVLQGLMSARVLQLGGVPAILSITRDITEMRRAELERDALAEQLRQAQKMEAIGRLAGGVAHDFNNLLTAITANASLRLLDLPVEEACRPYFEEIQDAAARATGLTRQLLAFSRRQVIAPRSLDLARHVTGLASMLRRVLGEDVAVSFAPGGDAPPVLADPGQVEQVVLNLAVNARDAVRPGGRIVISTAPVEVVEAGADRRPGRYGAIVVQDDGAGIEADVLPHIFEPFFTTKGGKGTGLGLSTVYGIASQHGGFVEVDSAAGRGTRVRVCFPASDAPPLDEPGAAAAEPLPGGHETVLLVEDEQAVRAVTRALLLRLGYQVLSAGDGAQALALAARQTGPLDLLLTDVVMPGLNGRQLAERLWAARPGLPVVYMSGYSQDVVDQAGVLEEGLILVQKPFQPARLAAALRQALATGVAAADSRSR
- a CDS encoding PAS domain-containing protein — protein: MARRGRGRDWHPEWWIPALYAAVSGGYIYGSDALVAAMAGSIEQQRLLSVYKGLGFVAVTAALLYAGLRLTRRRDLAGARHLRESEALLHAITDAIPDPVFLKGRDGRWLFANPATLQVMGKAPGQVLGRTDLEIYGDQAVAATLMETDQRIMASGVAEVLEERILGPQGYRTFLSSKAPYRDAEGRVAGLIGNARDITDRKRAEQDLLAAEERVQQAQKLESVGRLAGGVAHDFNNLLTVILGASSVLQEDLEAGRPASLEDVSQIAAAGGRARELTGQLLAFARRQVTAPVPLDLNEVVRSSERLLRRVLGEDVALSVDLEPRPWTVVCDPGQLEQVILNLVVNARDAMPRGGRLALRTRNHVVDEAEAARDVKARAGEWVRLTVEDSGTGLSPEALAHLFEPFFTTKPKGSGTGLGLATVYGIVTQAGGFVWARSRPGQGASFEVNLPRRLAAAVTPRPVVPERVAGGTETVLAVEDDPLVREITARALRSGGYRVLVAAGGVEALEVAARHQGPLQLLVTDVVMPGMDGLALADELRRRRQGLRVLFVSGYSQDVISHHGVLDPGVELLAKPFTSGALLARVRAVLDASG
- a CDS encoding winged helix-turn-helix transcriptional regulator; this encodes MDPVSCLCTNARRAALVLTARYDAALAPHGLKVTQFSLLHAVKRHGAPNLTRLAEATGLDRSTLGRNLRGLEGLGLVALSPGDDLRDRVVALTEAGRERLRQAGEAWRALQGSLGAALGEDAGRFTEVARRVVALARPGPAQVEAP
- a CDS encoding MFS transporter — its product is MTGPASRGWRSPAVILGAGALLLAISLGIRHAFGLFLAPMSRDHGWTREVFAFAIALQNLVWGLAQPFAGRLADRLGAARVILVGSALYVAGLVLMAGAHSGAMLAASAGLVIGLGLSGTTMPVVFGAIVRSTPPERRSLAMGVAMAVGSLGQFAMLPGALSAIEAFGWGATLLGLAALGVLMAPLAAALTERPAAGAARRAVRPLRAVLAEALAHRGFWLLSVGFFVCGFHVVFIATHLPAFLTDRGLPPRTGAVVLALVGLFNIAGSYLAGLLGGRRSKPGLLVGLYAARAVVLAAFILLPVTEVTAWAFGAAMGLLWLSTVPLTNGTVATVFGPDDFALLGGIVFLFHQVGAFLGGWLGGRLYVLTGSYDVVWWLSVGLALVAALLNVPVREVPVARLGAAPARAT